The following coding sequences lie in one Eubacterium ventriosum genomic window:
- the groL gene encoding chaperonin GroEL (60 kDa chaperone family; promotes refolding of misfolded polypeptides especially under stressful conditions; forms two stacked rings of heptamers to form a barrel-shaped 14mer; ends can be capped by GroES; misfolded proteins enter the barrel where they are refolded when GroES binds) → MAKEIKYGAEARKALEAGVNQLADTVKVTLGPKGRNVVLDKSFGAPLITNDGVTIAKEIELEDSFENMGAQLVKEVATKTNDVAGDGTTTATVLAQAMINAGMKNLAAGANPIILRKGMKKATDCAVEAIADMSSVVTGKEQIAKVAAISAGDEEVGNMVADAMEKVSNDGVITIEESKTMKTELDLVEGMQFDRGYISAYMATDMEKMEATLDDPYILITDKKISNIQEILPVLEQIVQSGAKLLIIAEDVEGEALTTLIVNKLRGTFNVVAVKAPGYGDRRKEMLKDIAILTGGQVISEELGLSLADTKIEDLGRAKSVKVAKENTIIVDGLGNSEEIAGRVAQIKAQLEETTSEFDKEKLQERLAKLAGGVAVIRVGAATEPEMQENKLRMEDALNATRAAVEEGIIAGGGSAYIHASKKVAELVESLEGDEKTGASIILKALEAPLFTISHNAGLEGSVIVNKVRESEPGTGFDALHGEYVKMVDAGILDPAKVTRSALQNATSVASTLLTTESVVANIKEDTPAMPQMNPGMGM, encoded by the coding sequence ATGGCTAAGGAAATTAAATATGGAGCAGAAGCCAGAAAGGCTTTAGAAGCCGGCGTAAATCAGTTGGCAGATACAGTAAAGGTTACATTAGGACCTAAAGGAAGAAATGTAGTATTGGATAAATCTTTTGGTGCACCTTTAATTACAAATGATGGTGTTACAATTGCAAAGGAAATCGAATTAGAAGATTCTTTTGAAAACATGGGCGCACAGCTTGTAAAAGAAGTTGCTACAAAGACTAACGATGTAGCAGGTGACGGTACAACAACAGCCACAGTTTTGGCTCAGGCAATGATTAATGCAGGTATGAAGAACCTTGCTGCAGGAGCTAATCCTATTATCTTAAGAAAAGGTATGAAGAAGGCTACAGATTGTGCTGTAGAAGCAATTGCTGACATGAGCAGTGTTGTAACAGGAAAAGAACAGATTGCCAAGGTTGCAGCTATTTCAGCAGGTGATGAAGAAGTTGGTAACATGGTTGCAGATGCAATGGAAAAGGTTTCTAACGACGGTGTTATTACTATTGAAGAATCAAAGACGATGAAGACTGAACTTGACCTTGTAGAAGGTATGCAGTTTGACAGAGGATATATTTCAGCATATATGGCAACAGATATGGAAAAGATGGAAGCTACACTTGATGATCCATATATTCTTATTACAGATAAGAAGATTTCAAATATTCAGGAAATCCTTCCTGTTCTTGAACAGATTGTTCAGTCAGGAGCTAAGCTTCTTATAATTGCTGAAGATGTTGAAGGTGAAGCATTAACAACATTAATCGTTAACAAGTTAAGAGGAACATTTAATGTTGTAGCTGTTAAGGCACCTGGATATGGTGACAGACGTAAAGAGATGTTAAAGGACATTGCAATCCTTACAGGTGGTCAGGTTATTTCAGAAGAATTAGGTCTTTCACTTGCAGATACTAAGATTGAAGATTTAGGTAGAGCTAAATCAGTTAAGGTTGCAAAAGAAAATACAATCATTGTTGACGGTCTTGGCAATTCAGAAGAAATTGCAGGCAGAGTTGCACAGATTAAGGCACAGTTGGAAGAAACAACATCTGAATTTGACAAAGAAAAATTACAGGAAAGACTTGCTAAGTTAGCAGGTGGTGTTGCAGTTATCAGAGTTGGTGCAGCAACAGAACCTGAAATGCAGGAAAATAAACTTAGAATGGAAGATGCTTTAAATGCTACAAGAGCTGCAGTCGAAGAAGGTATTATTGCAGGTGGTGGTTCAGCATATATCCATGCTTCTAAGAAGGTTGCTGAATTAGTAGAAAGTTTAGAAGGAGATGAGAAGACAGGTGCTTCTATTATCCTTAAAGCACTTGAAGCACCATTATTTACTATTTCACACAATGCAGGACTTGAAGGTTCAGTTATTGTAAACAAAGTTCGTGAATCAGAACCTGGTACAGGATTCGATGCATTACACGGAGAATATGTAAAAATGGTTGATGCAGGTATTCTTGATCCGGCTAAGGTTACAAGAAGTGCATTACAGAATGCTACAAGTGTTGCAAGTACATTACTTACAACAGAATCAGTTGTAGCTAATATTAAAGAAGATACACCAGCCATGCCACAAATGAATCCAGGCATGGGAATGTAA
- the groES gene encoding co-chaperone GroES, whose translation MKLVPLADRVVLKQSTPEEKTKSGIILTSQTQEKPQQAEVVAVGPGGVIDGKEVTMTVKVGDKVIFSKYAGNEVKLDEEEFIIVKQSDILAVVED comes from the coding sequence ATGAAATTAGTACCATTAGCAGACAGAGTAGTATTAAAGCAGAGCACTCCTGAAGAAAAAACAAAGTCAGGAATAATTTTAACAAGTCAGACACAGGAAAAACCACAACAGGCAGAAGTTGTTGCAGTAGGTCCCGGTGGAGTAATTGATGGAAAAGAAGTAACAATGACAGTTAAGGTTGGAGATAAGGTTATCTTTTCAAAATATGCAGGAAATGAAGTTAAGCTAGACGAAGAAGAATTTATTATTGTAAAACAGTCTGACATTCTTGCTGTTGTTGAAGACTAA
- a CDS encoding DNA-3-methyladenine glycosylase family protein yields MDNTFGEKSRQNFRIEIENKNTIIKEITDFDLEQTLECGQCFRFYKQDEEDYVVVAFNKLLHIKQSGNQLIFFNTEKPDVENIWIPYFDLERDYNEIKSFLLKKDSKLEEAIKEKWGIRILNQEFYETLISFIISQNKQIPHIKQLVRRISEEYGEYLGEVNGERYYSFPDVKTLGTITEEAFREMKTGFRAPYLYDAAQKLATGVISMETLKGLNENETRDKLISIKGVGEKVANCVMLFSLGFREAFPVDVWIKRIMESVYFNGEDTPKDKIQLFAKEQYGEYGGYAQQYLFCFGRENKVGTKK; encoded by the coding sequence ATGGATAATACATTTGGAGAAAAAAGCAGACAAAATTTTAGAATAGAAATAGAAAACAAAAATACAATTATAAAAGAGATTACAGATTTTGACTTGGAGCAGACTTTAGAATGTGGCCAGTGCTTTAGATTTTACAAGCAGGATGAAGAAGATTATGTTGTGGTTGCTTTTAATAAGTTGCTTCATATTAAACAAAGTGGTAATCAATTAATTTTTTTTAATACTGAAAAGCCTGATGTGGAAAACATATGGATTCCATATTTTGACCTTGAAAGAGATTATAATGAAATTAAATCTTTCCTTTTAAAAAAAGATAGTAAATTAGAAGAAGCTATTAAGGAAAAGTGGGGAATACGTATTCTTAATCAGGAATTTTACGAGACATTAATATCTTTTATTATTTCCCAAAATAAACAAATACCACATATTAAGCAGTTGGTTAGAAGAATAAGTGAGGAATACGGTGAGTATTTAGGAGAAGTAAACGGTGAGAGATATTATTCTTTTCCTGATGTGAAAACTCTTGGAACAATAACTGAGGAAGCTTTTAGAGAGATGAAAACAGGGTTCAGGGCACCATATCTTTACGATGCGGCACAGAAACTTGCAACAGGTGTGATTTCCATGGAAACATTAAAAGGATTAAATGAAAATGAAACCAGAGATAAACTAATTAGCATAAAGGGCGTAGGCGAAAAAGTGGCCAACTGTGTAATGTTGTTTTCTTTAGGCTTTCGAGAAGCATTCCCAGTAGATGTTTGGATAAAGAGAATAATGGAAAGCGTTTATTTTAATGGAGAGGATACACCAAAAGACAAAATTCAGCTTTTTGCAAAAGAACAGTATGGAGAATATGGCGGTTATGCACAGCAATATCTCTTTTGTTTTGGAAGAGAAAACAAGGTTGGAACGAAGAAATAA
- a CDS encoding Cof-type HAD-IIB family hydrolase, whose product MDTKIVFFDIDGTIYSYEKGIPKDTAKAIELLKANGHIPVICTGRTKCMIYPDFINLGFDNIIAGAGTYCETNGKELYYKKLEDAEARRVIDGFLEYGFFPLAEGKEYIYVGTDTSNLIHANVQYMDVHYEKNPNSIKTVEEKHIEISKVTGGFQNDSDMKAFSEKFKNDYSIINHNNMLLEFIPKGYNKAVGIDRLIKEIGIPKEDTYAFGDSFNDIDMLNYVEYGCLMGNGNQELKNKVEYKTDRFDEGGIYNGLKKFELI is encoded by the coding sequence ATGGATACAAAGATTGTATTTTTTGACATTGACGGTACGATTTACAGCTATGAAAAGGGGATTCCAAAAGATACGGCAAAGGCCATTGAGCTTTTGAAGGCTAATGGGCACATACCGGTTATTTGCACAGGAAGAACAAAATGCATGATTTACCCTGATTTTATAAACTTAGGATTTGATAACATAATTGCAGGTGCAGGAACTTACTGCGAGACAAATGGAAAAGAACTTTACTATAAGAAGCTTGAGGATGCTGAAGCAAGAAGAGTTATTGACGGTTTCCTTGAATATGGATTTTTTCCATTGGCAGAAGGAAAAGAATATATTTATGTTGGAACTGATACTTCTAATCTTATTCATGCAAACGTACAGTATATGGACGTACATTATGAGAAAAATCCTAATTCAATTAAAACAGTAGAAGAAAAACATATTGAAATTTCCAAGGTAACCGGTGGCTTTCAGAATGATAGTGATATGAAAGCTTTTAGTGAAAAGTTTAAGAACGACTACTCGATTATTAACCATAACAATATGCTTCTTGAATTTATTCCAAAGGGATACAATAAAGCAGTTGGAATTGACAGACTTATTAAAGAAATAGGCATTCCAAAAGAGGACACATATGCCTTCGGAGACAGCTTTAATGACATTGATATGCTTAACTATGTTGAATACGGTTGCTTAATGGGCAATGGTAATCAGGAACTTAAAAATAAAGTAGAATACAAAACAGACAGATTTGATGAAGGTGGAATTTATAACGGCTTAAAGAAGTTTGAATTAATTTAG
- a CDS encoding glutamine--tRNA ligase/YqeY domain fusion protein, whose amino-acid sequence MELENEKIESKNFIELIIDKDLEEGRFDHVQTRFPPEPNGYLHIGHAKSILLNYGLAKKYNGKFNMRFDDTNPTKEKEEFVESILKDIKWLGADWEDRLFFASNYFEQMYEAAIKLIKKGKAYVCDLSPEEIREYRGTLTEPGKDSPYRNRSVEENLELFDNMKKGVYKDGEKVLRAKIDMTSPNINMRDPIIYRVAHMTHHKTGDKWCIYPMYDFAHPIEDAIEGVTHSICTLEFEDHRPLYDWVVRELEYPNPPRQIEFAKLYVTNVVTGKRYIKKLVEDGIVDGWDDPRLVSIAALRRRGFTPESIKMFVDLCGISKSQSSVDYAMLEYCIREDLKAKKPRLMAVLDPIKVIIDNYPEDQVEWFDVVNNVECPELGTRKVPFCKEIYIDREDFMEEPPKKYFRLFPGNEVRLMNAYFVKCVDYKKDENGNVTEIHCTYDPETRSGSGFTGRKVKGTIHWVSARHGVKSEVRLYENIVDEEKGKLNEDGTLNLNPNSLTVLKDCYVEPNIADVKPEDKFQFVRQGYFCADLKDYTKEKPVFNRIVSLKSSFKLPK is encoded by the coding sequence ATGGAATTAGAAAACGAAAAGATTGAATCAAAAAATTTTATAGAATTAATAATTGATAAAGATTTAGAGGAAGGAAGATTTGACCATGTGCAGACTAGATTTCCACCAGAGCCTAACGGTTATCTTCATATAGGACATGCTAAATCTATTCTTTTAAACTATGGTTTAGCAAAGAAGTACAATGGAAAGTTTAATATGAGATTTGATGATACTAATCCTACTAAAGAGAAGGAAGAGTTCGTGGAATCAATTTTAAAAGATATTAAGTGGCTTGGTGCTGATTGGGAAGACAGATTATTCTTTGCTTCAAATTATTTTGAGCAGATGTATGAAGCAGCTATTAAGTTAATTAAGAAAGGTAAAGCATATGTTTGTGACCTTTCTCCTGAAGAAATCAGAGAATACCGTGGTACATTAACTGAGCCGGGTAAGGATAGTCCATACAGAAACAGATCTGTAGAAGAGAACTTAGAGTTATTTGATAACATGAAAAAGGGTGTTTATAAAGACGGTGAAAAAGTATTAAGAGCTAAGATTGATATGACATCACCTAACATTAACATGAGAGATCCAATTATCTATAGAGTTGCTCATATGACACATCATAAAACAGGAGATAAATGGTGCATCTATCCAATGTACGATTTTGCTCATCCAATAGAAGATGCTATTGAGGGGGTAACACATTCTATTTGTACATTAGAGTTTGAAGATCATAGACCTTTGTATGACTGGGTAGTTAGAGAATTGGAATATCCTAATCCACCTAGACAGATTGAGTTTGCTAAGTTATATGTAACAAATGTTGTTACAGGAAAAAGATATATTAAGAAATTAGTTGAAGACGGAATAGTTGACGGATGGGATGACCCAAGACTTGTTTCTATTGCAGCATTGAGAAGACGTGGATTTACTCCTGAGTCAATTAAGATGTTTGTTGACTTATGTGGAATTTCAAAGAGCCAGAGTTCAGTTGACTATGCAATGCTTGAATATTGTATTAGAGAAGACTTGAAGGCTAAGAAACCAAGACTTATGGCTGTTCTTGATCCAATTAAGGTTATAATTGACAACTATCCTGAAGATCAGGTTGAATGGTTTGATGTGGTTAACAATGTAGAATGTCCTGAACTTGGAACAAGAAAGGTTCCTTTCTGTAAGGAGATTTACATTGATAGAGAAGATTTTATGGAAGAACCACCAAAGAAATACTTTAGATTATTCCCTGGTAACGAAGTAAGACTTATGAATGCATATTTTGTTAAATGTGTAGATTATAAGAAAGACGAAAATGGAAATGTTACAGAGATTCATTGTACTTATGATCCTGAAACAAGAAGTGGAAGTGGCTTTACAGGACGTAAAGTTAAGGGAACAATCCATTGGGTATCAGCAAGACATGGTGTTAAGTCAGAAGTCAGATTATATGAAAATATTGTTGATGAAGAAAAAGGCAAGTTAAATGAAGATGGAACACTTAACTTAAATCCTAATTCATTAACTGTATTAAAAGACTGCTATGTAGAGCCAAATATTGCAGATGTTAAGCCGGAAGACAAATTCCAGTTTGTAAGACAGGGATACTTCTGTGCAGACTTAAAAGATTATACAAAAGAGAAACCTGTATTTAACAGAATTGTTTCACTTAAAAGTTCATTTAAGCTACCTAAATAA
- a CDS encoding 3D domain-containing protein, with translation MRKIRLIAEAVCLITSMTITPVVTSVEKNDSMVVETVAEASQTPVLKSANVIPILQSEDTTNSLKLKGLDNDQVNTEIVKETIGGSAFILKASEDDANETSEETNKLENENKSNNKDANNKKSKKDGKKSKKKKSKKKSSSKSKSKYKSLGTFKITGYCSCAACCGKTTGITASGTRATAGRTIAADTSRFPFGTKLKFNGNTYTVEDRGGAIRGNRIDLYFSSHSEALAWGVRYMEVLVEK, from the coding sequence ATGAGAAAAATAAGACTCATTGCTGAGGCTGTTTGTCTAATCACATCAATGACAATTACACCTGTTGTAACGTCAGTTGAGAAGAATGACAGTATGGTAGTGGAAACTGTAGCAGAAGCTAGTCAGACACCGGTACTTAAATCAGCAAATGTGATACCAATCTTACAATCAGAAGATACTACTAATTCTCTTAAACTTAAAGGTCTTGATAATGATCAGGTTAATACAGAGATTGTAAAAGAAACAATTGGAGGTTCAGCATTTATTTTGAAAGCATCTGAAGATGATGCGAATGAAACTTCAGAAGAAACAAACAAACTTGAGAATGAAAACAAATCCAATAATAAGGATGCAAACAATAAAAAGTCTAAGAAAGACGGAAAGAAATCTAAAAAGAAGAAGTCTAAGAAGAAATCTTCTTCAAAATCTAAATCAAAATATAAAAGTCTTGGAACTTTTAAAATAACAGGTTATTGCTCATGTGCAGCATGCTGTGGGAAGACAACAGGTATTACGGCATCAGGAACAAGAGCAACAGCAGGCAGAACAATTGCTGCTGACACTTCAAGATTTCCTTTTGGAACAAAGTTGAAGTTCAATGGAAACACTTACACAGTTGAAGACAGAGGTGGAGCAATTAGAGGAAACAGAATTGACCTTTATTTCAGTTCACATAGTGAAGCTCTTGCCTGGGGTGTAAGATATATGGAAGTTTTAGTAGAAAAATAA
- a CDS encoding gamma-glutamyl-gamma-aminobutyrate hydrolase family protein (Members of this family of hydrolases with an active site Cys residue belong to MEROPS family C26.) — protein sequence MNKDYIENFDDFSDKEEIKLISTKANTLKVLEERITKAKVEPMLIIIARDYRMNKSEMANEISKTFKGEKIVIRSSSTNEDCLKKSNAGHYTSVLDVDSSDTSNIISAIDIVLESYFSDMDDISEQQVLIQHQAVDVAYCGVLFTYDIQGQRPYYLINYDDTGSTDLVTSGRGGKTLWIARNIELSQLEEQWRNLIVAIDEIENIFKIPLDIEFAVNKNNEVIIFQARPLVANFSNIKNVQGTIKNFYGKIEDLKCEYKDIKSVIDGKNMMFSDMAFWNPSEIIGTSPRTLDYSLYRYIITSEAWNQGLVPMGYRQLNDELMYQIGIKPYISLDYSFYSLTPSKIDEKLATKLVEFYKKKLKKDTTAHDKIEFEIVYSNFDFNTENRTKELLDNGFSKEERQQILESLKELTVTNIKNHKQISESDNEDIKHLEKTRKHIVENDMESEDVNKIVEDILELLEDIRIYGTPQFTRQARMAFIARAFCSSLVDSGWFTKNEIDQFMKSIATVSSKFEQDYQKFSVGKMSRNEFNNKYGHLRSGTYDIRTDSYNQMVFRPAVGHNKVQKVKEEFEGLNSEKLEEALKSIGLDVTPKDFNLFLRTSIEGREFFKFEFTKSLSLVLDLIQMLGKLLDIDRKDLSWISAYDFKECFYLNNEQMGKKLNAIIVNNKKHYDKYLNAILPDVILDITSVSVIPVNEARPNFITSKKVEGEVVNLELETDEDLMDKIVMIPKADPGYEWIFTKGIKGFITKYGGVASHMAIRCAEFEIPAAIGCGEKIYDYASKINYMELDCANGIIKEGLQCEDLRALITQREGVNQYGDPTDVLEAAYIRFYELLGFIPQPASNHVKNVGKLFERQCDLLIVAGGGALPVKYYDRPHNEELQPYRDVMEEKLIKHCIGEGIPIIATCRGMQYMNVLFGGKLLYHPELKVERPRSVDHEVYLVEEDRTIWVNNFHKDVIPIDGLASCFKPLAIDRENQTIEAFGSDEMKVLALQWHPERKFETANALEETRKLVVNFIQKHIK from the coding sequence ATGAATAAGGATTACATTGAAAACTTTGACGATTTTAGTGATAAAGAAGAAATCAAATTGATTTCAACTAAAGCTAATACACTTAAAGTTTTGGAAGAAAGAATTACTAAGGCTAAAGTTGAGCCTATGCTAATTATTATTGCCCGGGATTATCGTATGAATAAAAGCGAGATGGCAAACGAAATCAGTAAGACTTTCAAAGGCGAAAAGATAGTTATCAGAAGTTCATCAACCAATGAAGACTGTCTGAAAAAATCTAATGCAGGCCATTATACAAGTGTATTGGATGTGGATTCATCTGATACTTCAAATATAATAAGCGCTATTGATATTGTGTTGGAATCTTATTTTTCTGATATGGATGATATATCAGAACAGCAGGTTTTAATACAGCACCAGGCAGTTGACGTGGCATATTGTGGTGTTTTGTTTACCTATGATATTCAGGGACAAAGACCATATTATCTTATTAATTATGATGACACCGGTTCCACAGATTTAGTAACAAGTGGTAGGGGTGGAAAGACATTATGGATTGCCAGAAATATTGAACTTTCACAGCTTGAAGAGCAGTGGAGAAATCTTATTGTTGCAATAGATGAAATTGAGAATATTTTTAAGATTCCCCTTGATATTGAGTTTGCGGTAAATAAGAATAATGAAGTTATCATTTTTCAGGCAAGACCTTTGGTTGCCAATTTCTCGAATATTAAGAATGTTCAGGGAACTATTAAGAATTTTTATGGAAAAATAGAAGATTTAAAATGTGAATATAAAGATATAAAAAGCGTAATTGATGGTAAAAATATGATGTTTTCCGATATGGCTTTTTGGAATCCTTCTGAGATTATAGGTACAAGTCCCCGTACTTTGGACTATTCATTGTACAGATATATTATTACTTCAGAAGCTTGGAACCAGGGACTTGTTCCGATGGGATATAGACAGCTTAATGATGAGTTAATGTATCAGATAGGAATTAAGCCATATATTAGTCTTGATTATTCTTTTTATTCATTAACACCTTCAAAGATAGACGAAAAACTTGCCACAAAACTTGTGGAATTCTATAAGAAGAAGCTGAAAAAGGATACAACGGCACATGATAAAATTGAGTTTGAAATTGTTTATTCAAACTTTGATTTTAACACTGAAAACAGAACAAAAGAATTGCTGGATAACGGTTTTTCAAAAGAAGAAAGACAGCAGATTTTAGAGTCATTAAAAGAACTTACGGTAACAAACATTAAGAATCATAAACAGATTTCAGAAAGTGATAATGAAGACATTAAACACTTAGAAAAAACCCGTAAACACATTGTTGAAAACGATATGGAATCAGAGGATGTTAACAAGATAGTTGAAGATATTCTGGAACTTTTGGAAGATATTAGAATTTATGGAACACCTCAGTTTACAAGACAGGCAAGAATGGCATTTATTGCAAGAGCTTTTTGCAGTTCATTAGTTGATTCAGGATGGTTTACAAAGAATGAAATAGATCAGTTTATGAAATCTATTGCAACTGTATCTTCTAAGTTTGAACAGGATTATCAGAAGTTCTCAGTTGGGAAAATGAGCCGAAATGAATTTAACAATAAATACGGACATTTAAGAAGCGGCACTTATGATATTAGAACAGATAGTTATAACCAGATGGTTTTCAGACCGGCAGTAGGTCATAATAAAGTTCAAAAAGTTAAAGAAGAATTTGAAGGACTTAACAGCGAAAAACTTGAAGAAGCTTTAAAATCAATAGGTTTAGATGTTACACCTAAAGATTTTAATCTGTTTTTAAGAACTTCAATTGAAGGCAGAGAATTCTTTAAGTTTGAATTTACTAAGTCACTAAGTTTAGTACTTGATTTAATACAGATGTTAGGGAAACTCCTTGACATTGACAGAAAAGATTTATCATGGATTTCAGCTTATGATTTTAAAGAATGTTTTTACTTGAACAATGAACAAATGGGTAAAAAGTTAAATGCTATTATTGTTAATAATAAAAAGCATTATGATAAATATTTAAATGCTATTTTGCCTGATGTTATTCTTGATATTACAAGTGTTTCTGTTATTCCTGTTAATGAGGCACGTCCTAACTTTATTACCTCTAAAAAGGTTGAAGGTGAAGTTGTTAATCTTGAACTTGAAACAGATGAAGACCTTATGGACAAGATTGTTATGATTCCTAAAGCTGATCCGGGATATGAATGGATTTTTACAAAGGGAATCAAAGGCTTTATTACAAAGTATGGCGGTGTGGCATCACACATGGCAATACGTTGCGCTGAATTTGAAATTCCCGCAGCAATTGGATGTGGTGAGAAGATTTACGATTATGCGTCAAAAATCAACTATATGGAACTTGATTGTGCTAACGGTATAATTAAAGAAGGTTTACAATGTGAGGATTTAAGAGCACTTATTACCCAGCGTGAAGGTGTAAATCAGTATGGAGATCCTACAGATGTATTGGAAGCAGCATATATAAGGTTCTATGAGCTACTTGGTTTTATTCCACAGCCTGCTTCTAACCACGTTAAAAACGTCGGCAAGCTATTTGAACGTCAGTGTGATTTATTAATTGTAGCCGGTGGAGGTGCTCTTCCTGTGAAATATTATGACAGACCTCATAATGAAGAACTACAGCCATACAGAGATGTAATGGAAGAAAAACTTATAAAACATTGTATTGGGGAAGGTATTCCTATTATTGCAACCTGTAGGGGAATGCAGTATATGAATGTTTTGTTTGGAGGAAAATTATTGTATCATCCTGAATTAAAGGTTGAGAGACCACGTTCAGTAGACCATGAGGTTTATCTTGTTGAAGAAGACAGAACAATATGGGTTAATAATTTCCATAAAGATGTTATTCCGATAGATGGGCTGGCATCTTGTTTTAAACCACTTGCAATTGACAGGGAAAATCAGACAATTGAAGCTTTCGGTTCTGATGAGATGAAAGTTTTGGCATTGCAGTGGCATCCTGAAAGAAAATTTGAAACAGCAAATGCTTTGGAAGAAACAAGAAAGTTAGTTGTTAATTTTATTCAGAAACACATTAAATAG